Proteins encoded in a region of the Campylobacter geochelonis genome:
- a CDS encoding CRISPR-associated endoribonuclease Cas6, which translates to MTIYELKVFIKLKLPVDFFQNPEFLSKNINRSFLEDDELRELHIQDGIKPYSIDFLRHDGYRKDSFKAEDEVYFLVRCVSFEIISRMRTCLEISNRLDFEVLGSKISTLKPKFIKSLYTMSPAVVTVSIDNKAFCWTKEDSDISELKRSLEVNLKSKFALYGGEFNLKESDEIIDLIEIKNHKPFIFTYKDGQIFAYRYQIYFAENRYAQNLAKIALALGVGEKGSLAFGFARVGRES; encoded by the coding sequence ATGACAATATATGAATTAAAAGTTTTTATTAAGTTAAAATTGCCAGTCGATTTCTTTCAAAATCCAGAGTTTCTAAGCAAAAATATCAACCGCTCATTTTTAGAAGATGATGAGTTAAGAGAGTTGCATATACAAGATGGTATAAAGCCTTATTCAATCGATTTTTTGAGGCATGATGGATATAGAAAAGATAGTTTTAAGGCAGAAGATGAGGTGTATTTTTTGGTGCGTTGTGTTAGTTTTGAAATCATTAGCCGTATGAGAACTTGCCTTGAGATTTCAAACCGCCTTGATTTTGAAGTTTTAGGAAGCAAAATCTCAACACTTAAGCCAAAATTTATAAAAAGCCTTTATACGATGTCGCCAGCTGTAGTCACTGTAAGTATCGATAACAAGGCGTTTTGCTGGACAAAAGAAGATAGCGATATAAGTGAACTTAAAAGAAGCTTAGAAGTGAATTTAAAATCCAAATTTGCTCTTTATGGAGGCGAATTTAATCTAAAAGAGAGCGATGAGATAATTGATTTAATCGAGATAAAAAACCATAAACCATTTATTTTCACATATAAAGATGGGCAAATTTTTGCGTATCGTTATCAAATTTACTTTGCTGAAAACAGATACGCTCAAAATCTAGCCAAAATCGCTTTAGCCCTTGGGGTAGGAGAAAAAGGTAGCCTTGCGTTTGGTTTTGCAAGAGTTGGGAGAGAGTCGTGA
- a CDS encoding type I CRISPR-associated protein Cas7: MNRVYGVIGIGAKMANWNADFTGRPKSTGSGDIFASDKALKFPMKKMWENDGENVLYVKSFKDGKNNTIVPNELADRYRLIFNNLKKGETATKEVLANLFKCIDVKNFGATFAEEGFNLSITGAVQIGQGMNKYELTNVEVQDILSPFADSKAKEKTKKDAEEGVEAKQSTLGTKIMVDEAHYFYGFCINPKAYDEYKKILSDESFGYTELDYEKFKKAARLGATYFNSNSKFGCENEFALFIETQNDIYLPDLSEYIEFDSQNRAINLEKIEKFIKDKVIKAEIFYNPLVIEVKSKFDKFNIYNGDKI, encoded by the coding sequence ATGAATAGAGTATATGGAGTTATAGGGATTGGTGCAAAGATGGCAAACTGGAATGCTGATTTTACAGGTAGACCAAAAAGTACTGGAAGTGGGGATATTTTTGCAAGTGATAAAGCGCTTAAATTTCCTATGAAAAAGATGTGGGAAAATGATGGCGAGAATGTTCTTTATGTGAAGTCTTTTAAAGATGGTAAAAATAATACTATAGTTCCAAATGAGTTAGCAGATAGATATAGGCTGATTTTTAACAACCTAAAAAAAGGCGAAACTGCAACAAAGGAGGTCTTGGCTAATCTTTTTAAATGTATCGATGTGAAAAATTTTGGTGCAACATTTGCAGAAGAAGGGTTTAATTTATCTATAACAGGAGCGGTTCAGATAGGTCAAGGAATGAATAAATATGAGCTTACAAATGTAGAAGTTCAAGATATTTTATCGCCTTTTGCTGATTCAAAAGCTAAAGAAAAAACAAAAAAAGACGCAGAAGAGGGAGTAGAGGCTAAACAAAGCACTCTTGGGACTAAAATAATGGTTGATGAGGCTCACTATTTCTATGGATTTTGTATAAATCCAAAAGCTTATGATGAGTATAAAAAGATTTTAAGTGACGAGAGCTTTGGATATACTGAGCTTGACTATGAAAAATTTAAAAAAGCAGCAAGACTTGGAGCCACATATTTTAATTCAAACTCTAAATTTGGTTGTGAGAATGAATTTGCACTTTTTATAGAGACTCAAAATGATATTTATCTGCCAGATTTGAGTGAATATATCGAATTCGATAGTCAAAATAGAGCTATAAATTTAGAAAAAATAGAAAAATTTATCAAAGATAAAGTGATAAAAGCGGAAATTTTTTATAATCCATTAGTTATAGAAGTAAAAAGCAAATTTGATAAATTTAACATTTATAACGGAGATAAAATCTAA
- the cas5b gene encoding type I-B CRISPR-associated protein Cas5b — protein MQVLSFKLSGKFAHFKKPDVNEYAYFTYNNIPKPTLLGLLGAIIGLGGYTQKFREIIQKDKNSLLNEPNKSDEPEFYERLKHLKICIIPLVKFGRFSKKIQVFNNSVGYASSETGGNLIVREQWLENPSWRIMIQDDESEEFKKISNYLCREKAEFIPYLGKNDHFANISEIKKLNLTKFSHNKSVIKSLYIDKNAKATKPEFGELGFLFHEFYPLKFDDMMFYELEKIAFTNYICELLDDEWFEYDGGVVCFV, from the coding sequence ATGCAAGTTTTAAGCTTCAAGCTTAGTGGAAAGTTTGCTCATTTTAAAAAACCAGATGTAAATGAATATGCATATTTTACATACAATAATATCCCAAAACCAACCTTGCTTGGGCTTTTGGGAGCTATTATAGGACTTGGCGGATATACACAAAAATTTAGAGAAATTATTCAAAAAGATAAAAATTCACTTTTGAACGAGCCTAATAAAAGTGATGAGCCAGAATTTTATGAGAGGTTAAAACATCTTAAAATTTGCATTATACCTCTTGTTAAATTTGGAAGATTTTCTAAAAAAATTCAAGTGTTTAACAATAGCGTAGGATATGCAAGTAGCGAAACTGGCGGAAACTTGATAGTTAGAGAACAGTGGCTTGAAAATCCATCGTGGCGGATAATGATACAAGATGATGAAAGTGAAGAGTTTAAAAAAATTTCAAACTATTTATGCAGGGAAAAAGCCGAGTTTATCCCTTACCTTGGTAAAAATGATCATTTTGCAAATATAAGTGAGATCAAAAAGCTAAATTTGACTAAATTTAGCCACAATAAGAGTGTTATAAAATCTTTATATATAGATAAAAATGCAAAAGCAACCAAACCTGAATTTGGCGAATTGGGATTTTTGTTTCATGAGTTTTACCCTCTTAAATTTGACGATATGATGTTTTACGAATTAGAAAAAATAGCCTTTACGAACTATATTTGCGAACTTTTAGATGATGAGTGGTTTGAGTATGATGGCGGTGTGGTGTGCTTTGTGTAG
- the cas3 gene encoding CRISPR-associated helicase Cas3' → MLCVDSNIWAHTKKDKEPETLKEHSKLTKKYLQNIKKAKSLDGLIVNLSKKILEDESLIKIFDELIIWHDIGKTNPAFQTLKMKNPAFNTKNISTAHSDKSFEFLKEHYKEFIFKKAKENSKIAYRFVCIFYHLLSNVLNHHGSLKDGFDEKYLSDINNLDNAFKSSLNLVEFDLSFFIFIKLHFSLLIASDFYATSEYMNELSISDFGVFDKDKKEAILAKFSKFYTTLKPTKEIDTLRAKIYKTAEKNLLKNSDKNIFYLEAPTGSGKTITSLNLALNLLKSEQNLNKIFYVFPFNTLISQSKAVFDSIFENELEIAVANSITSPEFRENEQEDKESNYDKTYINRLFFNSPFVLTSHVGLFKILFGITKEENYPLYSLANSVIILDEIQSYNPNLWEFMAFFFDKFAKALNIKFIIMSATLPKISSMLENEDNWCDLLPNSRDIFQNKLFKDRVKVDFSLLATPKDEIFEKLVEITKEHKDKKILFEFITKNSAREFFNYIKDKFDGYDIFELSGDDNKLYQKQAIEKLKTDIKAIVVATQVIEAGVDIDMDLGFKNIATIESEEQFLGRINRSSLKMGALVYFFEYDDKKRVYNDDERMKFSLKDEKLRIIFENKDFTPYYKMLLKELQTKNSKAKNSLKTMRENFIEDIKKLNFKSISEKMQLINDNRVRVFLPFKLDISGYNMDEYGDISEFLTDGLLDGSKVWQRICEQNNVESFSRKRLNALKLNALSDIFSFSVYPYKTLPKMQFSFCFIENYKEFVDENGKFNRTNFAKTYNNQELFV, encoded by the coding sequence GTGCTTTGTGTAGATAGTAATATTTGGGCTCATACTAAAAAAGACAAAGAGCCCGAAACACTCAAAGAACATAGTAAATTAACGAAAAAATACCTACAAAATATAAAAAAAGCAAAAAGCTTAGATGGGCTAATAGTAAATTTAAGCAAGAAAATTTTAGAGGATGAATCCCTTATAAAGATATTTGATGAGTTGATTATTTGGCATGATATTGGCAAGACAAATCCAGCATTTCAAACTTTAAAGATGAAAAATCCAGCCTTCAACACAAAAAATATCTCAACAGCGCATTCTGATAAATCGTTTGAGTTTTTAAAAGAGCATTATAAAGAATTTATTTTTAAAAAAGCAAAAGAAAATAGCAAAATTGCTTATAGGTTTGTATGTATTTTTTATCACTTGCTTTCAAATGTCTTAAATCACCATGGAAGCTTAAAAGATGGCTTTGATGAGAAGTATTTATCAGACATAAATAATTTAGATAATGCTTTTAAAAGCTCGCTTAATTTAGTTGAATTTGATTTAAGCTTTTTTATTTTTATTAAGCTTCATTTTTCACTTTTGATAGCTAGTGATTTTTATGCAACAAGTGAATATATGAATGAACTTTCAATCAGTGATTTTGGAGTATTTGATAAGGATAAAAAAGAAGCTATTTTGGCTAAATTTAGTAAATTTTATACTACTTTAAAGCCAACTAAAGAAATAGATACTTTAAGAGCAAAAATATATAAAACAGCAGAAAAAAATCTGCTAAAAAATAGTGATAAAAACATCTTCTATCTTGAAGCTCCAACTGGAAGCGGCAAGACTATAACATCACTAAATTTGGCATTAAATTTGCTAAAATCAGAGCAAAATTTAAATAAAATTTTCTATGTTTTTCCTTTTAATACCTTGATTTCTCAAAGCAAGGCAGTATTTGATAGCATTTTTGAAAATGAGCTTGAAATCGCTGTTGCAAATAGTATAACATCGCCTGAATTTAGAGAAAATGAGCAAGAAGATAAAGAGAGTAATTATGATAAAACGTATATAAATCGCCTGTTTTTCAACTCTCCTTTTGTTTTAACAAGTCATGTTGGGCTGTTTAAAATACTTTTTGGAATAACAAAAGAGGAAAACTATCCGCTATATTCACTTGCAAACTCGGTTATAATACTAGATGAAATTCAAAGCTATAATCCAAATTTATGGGAGTTTATGGCATTTTTCTTTGATAAATTTGCTAAGGCATTAAATATTAAATTTATTATAATGTCGGCAACCTTACCAAAAATATCATCTATGTTAGAAAATGAAGATAACTGGTGTGATTTGCTTCCAAATAGCCGCGATATTTTTCAAAATAAACTTTTTAAAGATAGGGTTAAAGTTGATTTTTCACTTTTAGCTACGCCAAAAGATGAGATTTTTGAAAAGCTTGTGGAAATAACAAAAGAACATAAAGATAAAAAAATACTTTTTGAGTTTATAACTAAAAATTCCGCAAGAGAATTTTTTAATTATATTAAAGATAAATTTGATGGTTATGATATATTTGAATTAAGTGGCGATGATAACAAACTTTATCAAAAGCAAGCCATCGAAAAACTTAAAACTGATATAAAAGCAATAGTCGTAGCAACGCAAGTCATAGAAGCTGGGGTTGATATAGATATGGATTTAGGCTTTAAAAACATTGCAACTATCGAGAGCGAAGAGCAGTTTTTGGGTAGGATTAACAGAAGTTCGTTAAAAATGGGTGCGTTGGTTTATTTTTTCGAATATGATGATAAAAAAAGAGTTTATAATGATGATGAAAGAATGAAATTTAGTCTTAAAGATGAAAAATTACGAATTATTTTTGAAAATAAAGATTTTACACCATACTATAAAATGCTTTTAAAAGAACTTCAAACGAAAAATTCAAAGGCAAAAAATTCTTTAAAAACAATGCGAGAAAATTTTATCGAAGATATTAAAAAGTTAAATTTCAAAAGTATTTCAGAAAAAATGCAGCTTATAAATGATAACAGAGTGCGAGTTTTTTTGCCGTTTAAACTTGATATTAGCGGATATAATATGGATGAATATGGCGACATTAGTGAGTTTTTGACAGATGGTTTGCTCGATGGAAGCAAAGTATGGCAAAGAATTTGTGAGCAAAATAACGTTGAGAGTTTTTCAAGAAAAAGACTTAATGCTTTAAAACTAAATGCACTTTCAGATATTTTTTCTTTTAGTGTTTATCCATATAAAACTTTACCAAAAATGCAATTTAGTTTTTGCTTTATAGAAAATTATAAAGAATTTGTTGATGAAAATGGTAAATTTAATAGAACAAATTTTGCTAAAACTTATAATAATCAAGAGTTATTTGTATGA
- a CDS encoding CRISPR-associated protein Cas4, with protein sequence MKITGTLINYFFHCKRQCYLFYNRINLEDNSEDVKIGKALHENKFKDEVKFENIALDKITDEFVVEFKKSDSDEVAASWQLLFYLKTLKDVGIIRRGRLEFSENKNNPRKTLEVELTPKKEDRLDEIYQQITELIRLSSPPSPKKTSKCQKCAYFSYCFI encoded by the coding sequence ATGAAGATAACTGGCACTTTGATTAATTATTTTTTTCATTGTAAAAGACAATGCTATCTTTTCTACAATCGTATAAATTTAGAAGATAACAGTGAAGATGTTAAAATCGGTAAAGCCTTGCATGAAAACAAATTTAAAGATGAAGTAAAGTTTGAAAACATCGCGCTTGATAAAATCACAGATGAGTTTGTCGTGGAGTTTAAAAAATCAGATAGTGATGAAGTCGCCGCTTCTTGGCAACTGCTTTTTTATCTAAAAACGCTAAAAGATGTTGGTATCATAAGGCGTGGCAGACTTGAGTTTAGCGAAAATAAAAATAACCCTAGAAAAACACTTGAAGTTGAACTTACACCCAAAAAAGAAGACCGGCTTGATGAAATTTATCAGCAGATTACAGAACTTATTAGGCTTTCTAGCCCGCCATCACCAAAAAAGACAAGTAAATGTCAAAAATGTGCGTATTTTAGCTATTGCTTTATATAA
- the cas1b gene encoding type I-B CRISPR-associated endonuclease Cas1b: MKLHTRYIFSMGELYRKDNSLAFKNEKETKYLPIEGVREIYCMNEVSINTKLLDFLAKNGIILHFFNYYGNYSGSFYPRKNLISGRVLIAQVASLQNREIIAKSIVKGIALNIYEVLYHYFRHGKSELKALLEYLKFDALNLLDKANNINQIMFIEGQIWAKFYDSFELFLDESFALGKRVKRPPNNPMNAMISFGNTLLYTKTISAIYQTHLEQSISFLHESSEARFSLSLDLCEVFKPIIVFKTIFELVNLRKINIKKHFEKKLNFCLLNETGRKIFVQSFEERINETILHSKLK; encoded by the coding sequence ATGAAACTACATACTCGCTATATTTTTTCAATGGGTGAACTTTATCGAAAAGACAACTCGCTTGCTTTTAAAAACGAAAAAGAGACGAAGTATTTGCCTATAGAAGGTGTGCGTGAAATTTATTGTATGAATGAGGTTAGTATCAACACAAAGTTGCTTGATTTTTTAGCAAAAAACGGCATTATTTTGCATTTTTTTAACTATTATGGAAACTATAGCGGAAGCTTTTATCCAAGAAAAAATTTGATAAGTGGGCGAGTTTTGATAGCTCAAGTTGCGTCTTTACAAAACAGAGAAATCATCGCTAAATCGATAGTTAAAGGCATTGCGCTAAACATATATGAAGTGCTTTATCACTACTTTAGACATGGAAAAAGCGAGCTTAAAGCATTGCTTGAATATCTAAAATTTGATGCTTTAAATTTACTTGATAAGGCGAATAATATAAATCAAATAATGTTTATCGAAGGTCAAATTTGGGCTAAATTTTATGATAGTTTTGAGCTGTTTTTAGATGAAAGTTTTGCACTTGGAAAACGAGTTAAGCGCCCGCCAAATAACCCTATGAATGCGATGATAAGTTTTGGAAACACTTTGCTTTATACTAAAACTATAAGTGCAATTTATCAAACTCATCTTGAGCAAAGCATTAGTTTTTTACACGAAAGTAGTGAAGCGAGGTTTAGTTTAAGTCTTGATTTGTGTGAGGTTTTTAAGCCGATTATTGTTTTTAAAACGATTTTTGAGCTTGTAAATTTGCGTAAAATAAATATAAAAAAGCATTTTGAAAAAAAGCTAAATTTTTGTCTTTTAAACGAAACTGGACGCAAAATATTTGTGCAAAGCTTCGAAGAGAGGATAAATGAGACTATTTTACACTCCAAACTTAAGTGA
- the cas2 gene encoding CRISPR-associated endonuclease Cas2: protein MKPKNYNYAYVFYDISELESDTGKRRVTKVFKVCKKYFLHHQKSVFKGEITPSNFIKFKAEIEKIIDKNIDFVSIIRLVRQSDVDEISIGGMAFDKNDMFL, encoded by the coding sequence ATGAAACCTAAAAATTACAACTATGCTTATGTATTTTATGATATAAGTGAGCTTGAAAGTGATACCGGAAAAAGGCGTGTTACAAAGGTTTTTAAGGTGTGTAAGAAGTATTTTTTACATCATCAAAAATCAGTTTTTAAAGGCGAGATTACACCATCGAATTTTATAAAATTTAAAGCCGAAATAGAAAAAATAATAGATAAAAATATCGATTTTGTTAGCATAATACGACTTGTAAGACAAAGCGATGTGGATGAAATTAGCATAGGTGGAATGGCTTTTGATAAAAATGATATGTTTTTGTAA
- the metK gene encoding methionine adenosyltransferase has protein sequence MYLFTSEVVSPGHPDKCADIIADSIVDAVLMEDKDARVASEVFVAGKHIVIGGEVKTNAEFSFKRFEAIVKEALRHIGYNGNPNFTKEQCLHPDDIEVHVLLNKQSSDINQGVDQDDGEIGAGDQGIMFGFASNETKELMPAAITYARMLSDKVYKYAKKHPEQLGVDIKTQVTLDYGSKENFENCKPQKIHTIVVSAPCVETMKIEEVRALIQELIDDAELPKELYTKEETIIYINPTGRYVNHSSLHDSGLTGRKLIVDSFGGYSPIGGGAQSSKDYTKVDRSGLYAARWIAKNIVAAGLAKKCIVQLSYAIGVAKPTSVSVDTMGTHIEGVDDNMLSTFVTQKFALTPRWIIQKFGLDKPSKETFLYAKVAAKGQVGDASYPWEKLDAVETFKDLAK, from the coding sequence ATGTATCTATTTACTTCTGAAGTTGTAAGTCCGGGTCACCCAGATAAATGCGCTGATATTATCGCTGATAGCATAGTTGATGCGGTTTTGATGGAGGATAAGGATGCTAGAGTGGCGAGTGAGGTCTTTGTCGCAGGCAAGCATATCGTCATTGGCGGCGAGGTAAAAACAAATGCAGAATTTAGTTTTAAAAGGTTTGAGGCCATCGTAAAAGAGGCTCTTAGACACATAGGATACAACGGAAACCCAAATTTTACAAAAGAGCAATGTTTGCATCCAGATGACATCGAAGTTCATGTGCTTTTAAACAAGCAAAGTTCAGATATCAACCAAGGCGTTGATCAAGATGATGGCGAGATAGGAGCAGGAGATCAAGGCATTATGTTTGGATTTGCTTCAAATGAGACAAAAGAGCTTATGCCAGCAGCTATCACTTACGCGCGAATGCTTAGTGATAAGGTGTATAAATACGCTAAAAAACATCCAGAGCAACTAGGAGTTGATATCAAAACCCAAGTTACGCTTGATTATGGTAGCAAAGAAAACTTTGAAAACTGCAAACCGCAAAAAATTCACACCATCGTAGTCTCAGCTCCATGCGTCGAAACGATGAAAATCGAAGAGGTTAGAGCGCTTATCCAAGAACTTATCGATGATGCTGAGCTTCCAAAAGAGCTTTATACAAAAGAAGAAACTATCATCTATATAAACCCAACAGGGCGTTACGTAAATCACAGCTCTCTTCATGATAGTGGACTAACTGGTAGAAAACTTATCGTTGATAGTTTTGGCGGATACTCGCCAATCGGCGGTGGCGCACAGTCTAGTAAAGACTATACAAAAGTAGATCGTAGTGGGCTTTACGCGGCTCGTTGGATAGCTAAAAACATCGTTGCGGCTGGACTTGCTAAAAAGTGCATAGTCCAGTTAAGTTACGCAATCGGCGTTGCAAAGCCGACTTCTGTTAGCGTAGATACGATGGGAACGCATATAGAAGGTGTTGATGATAATATGCTTTCAACTTTTGTAACGCAAAAATTCGCTCTAACACCTCGTTGGATAATACAAAAATTTGGACTTGACAAACCTAGCAAAGAGACATTTTTATATGCTAAAGTCGCTGCTAAAGGGCAAGTTGGCGATGCTAGTTATCCATGGGAGAAGCTAGACGCGGTTGAAACTTTTAAAGATTTGGCAAAGTAG
- a CDS encoding apolipoprotein N-acyltransferase, whose amino-acid sequence MSLKYFLAACRSFIKNLISRYFTINEIIKGFFIALLISNFIFLTLFDNLILEFISPFLAIYGFYKLFDANRFEFFHTGFFIGILWFYWVSFSLVYYGFAFLIPLEILFFGLVYGLIFLVCGWWKNKFIRAILLILISYFYPFNFNWLNLELVLVPGLFEPNLRGLCAIFAGILAFYYLKKFKLLGLFVGVILALQITQEKPNFLPLKTKLINTQISQYTKWNPKFSKQHIIEALNLIDEAIKDGYKFIVLPENAFVTHLNLEPNLEQILKEKSHFSTILTGALAYENGRQYNSSFLFSKGSVQRFDKFILVPFGEEIPLPNFIKKALNLLFFNGAKDFDKASSFSDYKVDNQVIRNAICYEVTRSETYKNSPKFVVAISNNGWFTPSTEPNLQRLLIKYYATKHGTTVYHSVNGSKSEIITPKELWVVKFINLFKK is encoded by the coding sequence ATGTCCCTAAAATATTTCCTTGCTGCATGCAGATCCTTTATAAAAAATTTAATAAGCAGATATTTTACCATAAATGAGATTATAAAAGGCTTTTTTATTGCTCTTTTGATATCAAATTTTATATTTTTAACTCTTTTTGACAACTTGATTTTAGAATTTATCTCGCCGTTTTTAGCGATTTATGGTTTTTATAAACTTTTTGATGCAAATAGATTTGAGTTTTTTCATACTGGATTTTTCATAGGAATTTTGTGGTTTTACTGGGTAAGTTTTTCGTTAGTTTACTACGGTTTTGCTTTTTTAATACCACTTGAAATTCTCTTTTTTGGGCTTGTTTATGGGTTAATTTTCTTAGTTTGTGGCTGGTGGAAAAATAAATTTATAAGAGCCATTTTACTCATTTTAATAAGTTATTTTTATCCTTTTAACTTTAATTGGCTAAATTTAGAACTTGTTTTAGTTCCAGGTCTGTTTGAGCCAAATTTACGTGGACTTTGTGCGATTTTTGCTGGGATTTTAGCCTTTTACTACTTAAAAAAATTTAAGCTTCTTGGACTTTTTGTAGGAGTGATTTTAGCGCTTCAAATAACGCAAGAAAAGCCAAATTTTTTACCATTAAAAACAAAACTTATAAACACCCAAATTTCACAATACACAAAATGGAATCCTAAATTTAGCAAACAGCACATCATAGAAGCACTAAATTTGATAGACGAAGCGATAAAAGATGGGTATAAATTCATCGTTTTACCAGAAAATGCGTTTGTGACTCATCTAAATTTAGAGCCAAATTTGGAGCAAATTTTAAAAGAAAAATCGCACTTTTCTACCATTTTAACGGGCGCTTTAGCATATGAAAATGGTAGGCAGTATAACTCTAGCTTTTTATTTTCTAAAGGAAGTGTTCAAAGGTTTGATAAATTTATACTTGTTCCTTTTGGTGAGGAAATTCCTCTTCCAAATTTCATAAAAAAAGCTTTAAATTTACTCTTTTTTAATGGAGCAAAAGATTTTGATAAAGCTAGTAGTTTTAGCGATTATAAGGTGGATAATCAAGTGATTAGAAATGCGATTTGCTATGAAGTTACAAGAAGCGAAACTTATAAAAACTCGCCGAAATTTGTAGTTGCTATCTCAAACAACGGCTGGTTTACACCATCAACCGAGCCAAATTTGCAACGCCTTTTAATCAAATACTACGCGACAAAACACGGCACTACGGTCTATCACAGCGTAAATGGTAGCAAAAGCGAAATTATAACGCCAAAAGAGCTTTGGGTTGTTAAATTTATAAATTTATTTAAAAAATGA
- the yajC gene encoding preprotein translocase subunit YajC, with translation MQQGNILGTLLPLIVFFAIFYFLVIRPQQKQAKAHKEMLNALAKGDKLITNGGLKCTVVKPGEDFITVKLNDDVIVEIDRQFVAKKLDA, from the coding sequence ATGCAGCAAGGAAATATTTTAGGGACATTACTACCTCTTATCGTGTTTTTTGCTATATTTTATTTTTTGGTTATTAGACCACAACAAAAACAGGCTAAAGCCCACAAAGAGATGTTAAATGCTCTTGCAAAGGGCGATAAACTTATCACAAACGGCGGACTAAAATGCACAGTGGTAAAACCAGGTGAGGATTTTATCACAGTTAAGCTTAATGATGATGTAATCGTTGAAATCGATAGACAATTTGTAGCGAAGAAATTAGATGCGTAG